The Streptomyces phaeolivaceus genome has a window encoding:
- a CDS encoding potassium channel family protein, translating into MHIVIMGCGRVGSTLAQTLEQQGHTVAVIDQDPTAFRRLGSGFGGRRVTGVGFDRDTLREAGIEEAGAFAAVSSGDNSNIIAARVAREMFGIENVAARIYDPRRAEVYQRLGIPTVATVRWTADQMLRRLLPSGAEPLWRDPTGGVQLAEVHASSAWVGHKISKMQEETGVRVAFLTRLGEAILPSSQTVLQEGDLVHVMMRTDDVEKVEASFAEGPDEEGGH; encoded by the coding sequence GTGCACATCGTCATCATGGGCTGCGGGCGAGTGGGTTCCACCCTCGCCCAGACCCTCGAGCAACAGGGGCACACGGTCGCCGTGATCGACCAGGACCCCACGGCATTTCGTCGTCTGGGCTCGGGATTCGGCGGCCGGCGCGTCACCGGGGTCGGCTTCGACCGCGACACCCTCCGCGAAGCGGGCATCGAGGAGGCGGGCGCCTTCGCCGCCGTCTCCAGCGGCGACAACTCCAACATCATCGCCGCCCGCGTGGCCCGCGAGATGTTCGGCATCGAGAACGTGGCGGCCCGGATCTACGACCCCCGCCGCGCCGAGGTCTACCAGCGTCTGGGCATCCCGACGGTCGCCACGGTCCGCTGGACCGCCGACCAGATGCTCCGCCGGCTGCTGCCGTCCGGGGCCGAGCCGCTGTGGCGCGACCCCACCGGCGGCGTCCAGCTCGCCGAGGTGCACGCCTCGTCGGCCTGGGTGGGCCACAAGATCAGCAAGATGCAGGAGGAGACCGGTGTCCGCGTGGCCTTCCTGACCCGCCTGGGCGAGGCGATCCTGCCGTCCTCCCAGACGGTGCTGCAGGAGGGCGACCTCGTGCACGTGATGATGCGGACGGACGACGTGGAGAAGGTCGAGGCGTCCTTCGCCGAGGGCCCCGACGAGGAGGGCGGTCACTGA